One window of Streptomyces sp. NBC_00273 genomic DNA carries:
- a CDS encoding C40 family peptidase, with translation MLLLTAAVTTGPPAPAHAAAPYGARAVAVAASKQGSPYAYGATGPKRFDCSGLTLYAFKKAGKRLPRTAEQQYEHTLHIPEADRAAGDLVFFPSGATMTHVGIYAGDDRIWHAPRPGTRVRLERIWSSAVRYGRAT, from the coding sequence TTGCTGCTGCTGACGGCCGCCGTAACGACCGGCCCCCCGGCCCCGGCGCATGCCGCCGCCCCCTATGGCGCCAGAGCCGTCGCGGTGGCCGCCTCCAAACAGGGCTCGCCGTATGCCTACGGCGCCACTGGACCCAAACGCTTCGACTGCTCGGGCCTGACCCTCTATGCCTTCAAGAAGGCGGGCAAACGACTGCCCCGCACCGCCGAGCAGCAGTACGAGCACACCCTGCACATTCCCGAGGCCGATCGCGCGGCCGGGGACCTGGTCTTCTTCCCCAGCGGCGCGACCATGACCCACGTCGGGATCTACGCCGGCGACGACCGCATCTGGCACGCTCCACGTCCCGGCACCCGGGTGCGCCTGGAGCGGATCTGGAGCTCAGCGGTCCGCTACGGGCGCGCCACCTGA